The following proteins come from a genomic window of Heyndrickxia acidicola:
- the gltX gene encoding glutamate--tRNA ligase, whose amino-acid sequence MSNDIRVRYAPSPTGHLHIGNARTALFNYLFARSQGGKFIIRIEDTDQKRNIAGGEESQLKYLKWLGMNWDESVDIGGEYGPYRQSERNDIYSVYYNELLEKELAYKCYCTEEELEADREAQIARGEMPRYSGKCRHLTDEGREKLESEGRKPSIRFKVQPGRVYSWNDIVKDEVSFEADGIGDFVIVKKDGIPTYNFAVALDDHLMEISHVLRGDDHISNTPKQLMVYEAFNWEPPVFGHMTLIVNESRKKLSKRDESIIQFIEQYEELGYLPEALFNFITMLGWSPKGEEEIFSKEEFIEIFDASRLSKSPALFDKQKLMWMNNQYMKKLDLDKVVELSLPHLVKAGRVDKDLSPADMEWVRNLIALYQEQMSYGAEIVELSELFFKEDIEYNEEAKEIISEEQVPEVLKAFLEEVEALDVFEAAEIKAAIKNVQKSTGIKGKKLFMPIRVAVTGQAHGPELPNSIELLGKAKIKKRIENIIG is encoded by the coding sequence ATGTCAAATGATATTCGGGTTCGATACGCACCGAGTCCAACTGGACATTTACATATAGGTAATGCTCGTACAGCCCTATTTAATTATCTTTTTGCAAGAAGCCAAGGCGGTAAATTTATTATCCGTATTGAGGATACTGACCAAAAACGTAATATTGCCGGTGGTGAAGAAAGCCAGCTCAAGTATTTAAAGTGGCTTGGAATGAACTGGGATGAGAGTGTGGATATCGGCGGTGAATATGGCCCGTATCGCCAGTCTGAAAGGAACGACATCTATTCAGTCTACTATAATGAACTGCTTGAAAAGGAATTAGCCTATAAGTGTTATTGCACCGAGGAAGAACTGGAAGCTGACAGGGAGGCGCAAATTGCCCGAGGTGAAATGCCGCGTTATTCCGGCAAGTGCCGCCACTTAACAGACGAGGGCCGTGAAAAGCTAGAAAGTGAAGGCAGGAAGCCAAGCATTCGGTTTAAGGTACAGCCAGGTAGAGTCTATTCATGGAATGATATCGTAAAAGATGAAGTTTCCTTTGAAGCTGATGGAATTGGCGACTTTGTCATTGTAAAAAAGGATGGAATCCCAACCTACAACTTTGCAGTGGCACTTGATGACCACTTGATGGAGATCTCTCATGTATTGCGCGGAGATGATCATATTTCCAATACGCCAAAACAGCTGATGGTTTATGAAGCATTTAATTGGGAGCCTCCTGTATTTGGACATATGACTCTTATTGTAAACGAAAGCCGCAAAAAACTGAGCAAGCGTGATGAAAGTATTATTCAATTCATTGAGCAATATGAAGAGCTCGGCTATCTGCCAGAAGCGCTTTTCAACTTTATTACTATGCTTGGATGGTCTCCAAAAGGGGAAGAAGAGATCTTCTCAAAAGAGGAATTTATTGAAATTTTTGATGCAAGCCGCTTATCCAAGTCACCGGCGCTATTTGATAAACAAAAATTAATGTGGATGAATAATCAATACATGAAGAAGCTTGATCTGGACAAAGTGGTTGAGCTTTCATTGCCGCATCTTGTAAAAGCAGGACGTGTAGACAAGGATCTTTCCCCTGCTGATATGGAATGGGTTAGAAATCTTATTGCTTTATATCAAGAACAAATGAGCTATGGCGCAGAAATTGTTGAGCTGTCTGAGTTGTTTTTTAAAGAAGACATCGAATACAATGAAGAAGCGAAAGAAATAATAAGTGAAGAGCAAGTGCCTGAGGTGCTCAAAGCTTTCTTGGAAGAAGTGGAAGCTCTTGACGTTTTTGAAGCTGCAGAAATTAAAGCGGCTATTAAAAATGTTCAAAAAAGCACCGGCATCAAAGGGAAAAAATTGTTTATGCCGATCCGTGTAGCGGTTACGGGACAGGCACATGGACCAGAGTTGCCAAATTCCATTGAGTTATTGGGAAAAGCCAAAATAAAGAAGCGCATTGAAAACATTATTGGTTAA